In Plasmodium gaboni strain SY75 chromosome 7, whole genome shotgun sequence, the following are encoded in one genomic region:
- a CDS encoding putative cysteine desulfurase produces the protein MKFLQIIKHLKLQNKKNALGHFVNCRTYEHFTNINKIFFNNYSSTKEYSEHGQVKIENYLNSTLQYDENSQKGSTNNLKNGKHNMYNSETNVNINEDKYKDNNISSNNSQYNNNSSNSFFFHYEEHGLKDTIDDVVNENKKKKMNRFYLDSQATTMIDPRVLDKMLPYMTYIYGNAHSRNHFFGWESEKAVEDARTNILNLINGKTNKEIIFTSGATESNNLALIGICTYYNKLNKQKNHIITSQIEHKCILQTCRFLQTKGFEVTYLKPDTNGIVKLDDIKNSIKDNTIMASFIFVNNEIGVIQDIENIGNLCKEKNILFHTDASQAAGKVPIDVQKMNIDLLSMSGHKLYGPKGIGALYIKRKKPNIRLNALIHGGGQERGLRSGTLPTHLIVGFGEAAKVCSLEMNRDEKKVRFFFNYVKDYLIKHLDYIVFNGCQINRYYGNMNISFLFVEGESLLMSLNEIALSSGSACTSSTLEPSYVLRSIGISEEIAHTSIRIGFNRFTTFFEVQQLCSNLVKSVKRLRSISPLYEMELEKKNSSNDDIPKFIWT, from the coding sequence ATGAAATTTcttcaaataataaaacatcTCAAATTacaaaacaaaaagaaCGCACTTGGTCATTTTGTAAATTGTCGTACTTATGAACATTTCACtaatattaacaaaatatttttcaataaCTACAGTTCGACCAAGGAATATTCTGAACATGGTCAGGTGAAAATTGAAAACTACCTGAACAGTACATTACAATATGATGAAAACAGCCAAAAAGGGTCaacaaataatttaaaaaatggaaagcacaatatgtataattCTGAAACaaatgttaatataaatgaagacaaatataaagataataatatatctagtaataatagtcaatacaataataatagtagtaattcttttttttttcattatgAAGAACATGGGTTGAAAGACACCATCGATGATGTAGTTAACgagaataaaaaaaaaaagatgaaCAGATTTTATTTAGACAGTCAAGCAACCACAATGATTGACCCAAGAGTATTAGATAAGATGCTACCATATATGACTTACATATATGGAAATGCTCATTCAAGAAATCATTTTTTTGGATGGGAATCAGAAAAGGCTGTGGAGGATGCGCGaacaaatattttgaatttaataaatgGTAAAACTAATAaggaaataatatttacatCAGGAGCAACTGAAAGTAATAATCTTGCTCTGATAGGtatatgtacatattataataaattgaataaacaaaagaatcatattataacatCTCAAATTGAACATAAATGTATTTTACAAACATGTCGATTTTTACAAACAAAAGGATTTGAAGTAACGTATTTAAAACCAGATACAAATGGCATAGTAAAATtagatgatataaaaaatagtATTAAAGATAATACTATAATGGcatcatttatatttgtaaataatGAAATTGGTGTTATACAAgatattgaaaatatagGAAATCTGtgtaaagaaaaaaatattttatttcatacTGATGCTTCCCAAGCTGCTGGAAAAGTCCCTATAGATGTGCAAAAGATGAATATTGATTTATTGTCAATGTCTGGTCATAAATTATATGGACCTAAAGGTATAGGTgctttatatataaaaagaaaaaaacCAAATATCAGATTGAATGCTTTAATCCATGGAGGTGGTCAAGAAAGAGGTTTAAGATCAGGAACTCTTCCAACGCATTTAATTGTTGGATTTGGAGAAGCTGCTAAGGTATGTTCTTTAGAAATGAATAGAGATGAGAAAAAAGttagatttttttttaattatgtaaaagattatttaataaaacatttaGATTATATTGTATTTAACGGATGTCAAATAAATAGATATTATGgaaatatgaatatatcttttttatttgttgaAGGAGAAAGTTTATTAATGTCTTTAAATGAAATAGCTCTAAGTTCAGGTTCAGCATGTACCTCAAGTACATTAGAACCTAGTTATGTTCTTAGATCTATAGGAATTTCAGAAGAAATAGCACATACATCTATTAGAATAGGTTTCAATAGATTTACTACTTTTTTTGAGGTACAACAATTGTGTTCTAATTTAGTAAAATCGGTCAAAAGATTAAGGAGCATCTCACCTCTATATGAAATGGAgttagaaaaaaaaaattcttcAAATGACGACATTCCAAAGTTTATATGGacataa
- a CDS encoding DNA (cytosine-5)-methyltransferase: protein MHKIKVLELYCGIGGLHYSLFQAFINFVHTNKPKEKNDTVKEPHEINKKNDICNLQNKYDTYKDDIHNDIKNYKSIEIHKYHDCTLTCLNDLFCFISVDLNPIANHTYFHNFKDSTILLTEARDINKFFKSKCDSVDKQNNASTDSEKKKIKKKINKKKKKNNNNNNNNNNNNNNNNNNNNNNDDDNIFNINKNYIIQTDINNIMPEFLNNHHFNILLISNPCQPYTRQNKKFKEINLDLLFCNKNICKENINNNICNDNHNFYINDNQNDQFNINNINIDELNNYLYNDKDERTKSFIHICTLLTKVDFKNLPEFIFIENVKNFELSSSFLYFIYCIKNNYSFQTYLLSPLQFGIPNERFRFYCICKKNNYDYKHTNNLLKQNYMKDKNINLYTNSLIPKNYLHKNNIHEEKKNQSHYYNNINSDNIIFYTPHLITYLDVNNNFNITNNIWNHINIYNNYLDTYQVQNKILLKNASYCFDIININKKTTTCCHVANYHHHQKKQNGNNISNDQQNNYMDAKRNYAMCFTSNYGRYIKGSGSILYYNRKNYTNEGEENTKKKQTNVSTKENKENVNTFNYISNPISPSHNDTYQMHKKKNSMKKYENNVRYFTPTEISRLMGFKMKTNNININQNEKKNTYGNIFWNIDHINHTCAYYSNKHYCDVLNKNACLLTYKNHTNINNHSYQNYHKNNCLCHEFVFPNFLTDRQKYKLIGNSVNVIVISYIFHVHNIFDHI from the coding sequence ATGcacaaaataaaagtaCTTGAATTATATTGTGGAATAGGAGGATTACACTATAGTTTGTTTCAAGcttttataaattttgttCATACGAATAAGccaaaagaaaaaaatgatacaGTAAAGGAACCTCATGAgattaataaaaaaaatgatatatgtaatctccaaaataaatatgatacatataaagatgatatacataatgatataaaaaattataaaagtATCGAGATTCATAAATATCATGATTGTACTTTAACATGTttaaatgatttattttgttttatttcAGTCGATTTAAATCCTATAGCTAACCATACctattttcataattttaaaGATTCCACCATTTTATTAACAGAAGCGAGAGATATcaataaattttttaaatccAAATGTGATAGTGTGgataaacaaaataatgCGTCAACTGATagtgaaaaaaaaaaaataaaaaaaaaaataaataaaaaaaaaaaaaaaaataacaataacaataataataataataataataataataataataataataataacaataataatgatgatgataatatttttaatataaacaaaaattatatcatacaaacagatataaataatattatgcCCGAATTTTTAAACAATCATCATTTcaacatattattaatttctaATCCTTGTCAACCATATACAAgacaaaataaaaaatttaaagaaaTCAATTTGGATCTCCTATTCTGCAACAAAAACATATGCaaggaaaatataaataataacatttGTAATGATAAccataatttttatattaatgataatcAGAATGATcaatttaatataaataatataaatatagacGAGTTAAATAATTATCTATACAATGATAAAGATGAAAGAACAAAAAgttttatacatatatgtacatTACTTACTAAAGTagattttaaaaatttaccagagtttatatttatagaaaatgtaaaaaattttgaactctcttcttcttttttatattttatttattgtattaaaaataattattcttttcAAACATATTTACTTTCTCCATTACAATTCGGTATACCTAATGAACGTTTTCGATTTTATtgtatatgtaaaaaaaacaattatgattataaacatacaaataatttattaaaacaaaattatatgaaagATAAGAacataaatttatatacaaattCTTTAATACCcaaaaattatttacataaaaataatatacatgaagaaaaaaaaaatcaaagtcattattataataatatcaattctgataatattattttttatacaccacatttaataacatatctagatgttaataataattttaatattacaaataatatatggaatcatattaatatatataataattatttagATACCTATCAAgttcaaaataaaatattgCTAAAAAACGCTTCCTATTGTTTTGATATAAtcaatattaataaaaaaacaacCACCTGTTGCCATGTGGCaaattatcatcatcatcagAAAAAACAAAACGGAAACAATATTTCCAATGATCAACAAAACAATTATATGGACGCAAAAAGAAATTACGCCATGTGTTTTACTTCTAATTATGGAAGATACATAAAAGGTTCAGGttctattttatattataatcGAAAGAATTATACTAATGAAGGTGAagaaaatacaaaaaaaaaacaaacaaatGTGTCAACAAAAGAgaataaagaaaatgttaatacatttaattatatatccAATCCTATATCTCCATCTCATAATGACACTTATCAAATgcataaaaaaaaaaattccatgaaaaaatatgaaaataatgtaaGATATTTTACTCCGACAGAAATTTCGAGATTAATGGGAtttaaaatgaaaacaaataatataaacataaaccaaaatgaaaaaaaaaacacataTGGAAATATTTTTTGGAATATCGATCATATCAATCATACATGTGCTTATTATAGTAATAAACATTATTGTGATGTGCTAAATAAAAATGCATGCttattaacatataaaaatcacacaaatataaataatcattcttatcaaaattatcataaaaataattgtTTATGTCATGAATTTGTCTTTCCAAACTTTTTAACAGATAgacaaaaatataaattaattgGAAATTCAGTTAATGTAATTGTTATATCATACATTTTTCACGTCCACAATATATTTGAtcacatataa
- a CDS encoding putative proteasome subunit alpha type-5 codes for MFSTRSEYDRGVNTFSPEGRLFQVEYALGAIKLGSTAVGICVNDGVILASERRISSSLIEKDSVEKLLSIDDHIGCAMSGLMADARTLIDYARVECNHYKFIYNENINIKSCVELISELALDFSNLSDSKRKKIMSRPFGVALLIGGVDKNGPCLWYTEPSGTNTRFSAASIGSAQEGAELLLQENYKKDMTFEEAEILALTVLRQVMEEKLSSSNVEICAIKKSDQTFYKYNTDDISRIINVLPSPVYPTIDMTA; via the exons ATGTTTTCAACaag GAGTGAATATGATAGAGGAGTCAATACATTTTCTCCAGAAGGAAGACTTTTTCAAGTTGAATATGCATTAGGGGcaataaaa CTTGGTAGTACGGCTGTTGGTATATGTGTGAATGATGGAGTGATATTAGCATCTGAGAGAAGAATATCTTCATCTCTTATTGAGAAAGATTCTGTTgagaaattattatcaatagATGATCATATTGGTTGTGCTATGAGTGGTTTAATGGCTGATGCAAGAACATTAATTGATTATGCAAGAGTTGAATGTAATcattataaatttatttataatgagaatataaatataaaatcatGTGTAGAATTAATATCTGAATTGGCTTTAGATTTTTCGAATTTATCAGATagtaaaagaaaaaaaattatgagTAGACCATTTGGTGTTGCATTATTAATAGGAGGGGTTGATAAAAATGGTCCATGTTTGTGGTATACTGAGCCTTCAGGCACGAATACAAGATTTTCAGCAGCTTCAATAGGATCAGCACAAGAAGGAGcagaattattattacaagaaaattataaaaaagatatgACATTTGAAGAAGCTGAAATTTTAGCTCTTACTGTTTTAAGACAAGTCATGGAAGAAAAACTCTCATCATCAAATGTTGAAATATGTGCTATAAAAAAATCAGATCAaactttttataaatataatactGATGACATATCTAGAATTATTAATGTCTTACCATCTCCTGTTTATCCCACAATAGACATGACAGCCTAG